The Bacillus xiapuensis genome window below encodes:
- a CDS encoding allantoinase: protein MGHFDVIIKNGKAVLPAGVTETDIGIKDGKIAVIKSGLTGEADLQWDARNQHVFPGMIDVHVHFNEPGREHWEGFHTGSMMMAAGGCTTYFDMPLNGIPPIINQEALHQKAALGEEKSFVDFALWGGMVPGNEKELEGLAESGVIGFKAFLSATGNEEFKAVDDKTLLSGMKIIAKLNKVLALHSESAAITSWLTEKKEKEGRGGADDYLETRPIIAETEAVARAIYYAELTGCPLHFVHISSAKAIEKIEESKQKGMDITVETCPHYLLFHHQSLRERGPVAKCAPPLRKREEQQKLLSLLAGHQFDMIASDHSPCPYDLKDPAVHSLFQAWGGISGGQFSFMSMIELAMRHHIPLENIAKWTASAPAERFGLSKRKGKIAEGMDADLAIFTLEESHSVTEENFYAKHKQSLYMGHTFPCRVVGTFSRGRLVYKEGSVQAHKPRGSWVKPACSVMLSPMII, encoded by the coding sequence ATGGGGCATTTCGATGTCATCATTAAGAATGGGAAAGCCGTTCTTCCTGCGGGAGTAACGGAAACCGACATTGGCATTAAGGATGGAAAAATTGCGGTTATTAAAAGCGGCTTAACAGGCGAAGCGGACTTACAATGGGATGCGAGGAACCAACATGTTTTTCCGGGCATGATTGATGTGCATGTTCATTTCAATGAGCCGGGGAGAGAGCATTGGGAAGGGTTCCATACAGGGTCAATGATGATGGCCGCAGGAGGATGCACTACTTATTTTGATATGCCCTTAAACGGGATTCCTCCCATTATTAATCAAGAGGCGCTACATCAAAAAGCGGCGTTGGGAGAGGAAAAATCCTTTGTTGATTTCGCCTTATGGGGCGGGATGGTGCCCGGAAATGAAAAGGAGCTTGAAGGGCTCGCTGAGTCAGGTGTGATAGGCTTTAAAGCGTTTCTCTCCGCAACAGGAAATGAAGAGTTTAAGGCGGTCGATGACAAGACATTATTAAGCGGCATGAAAATCATTGCGAAGCTGAACAAAGTTCTAGCTCTTCACTCGGAAAGTGCGGCCATAACCAGCTGGCTGACAGAAAAGAAGGAAAAGGAGGGCAGAGGCGGAGCGGATGATTATTTAGAAACGCGTCCAATCATTGCCGAAACGGAAGCAGTAGCACGGGCGATTTACTATGCAGAGCTTACAGGCTGCCCGCTTCACTTTGTCCATATCAGCTCGGCGAAAGCCATAGAAAAAATTGAAGAGTCCAAACAAAAGGGAATGGATATCACAGTTGAAACCTGTCCGCATTATTTGCTGTTTCACCATCAATCTTTGAGGGAACGGGGACCGGTCGCTAAATGCGCTCCGCCGCTAAGGAAAAGGGAAGAGCAGCAGAAATTACTCTCTCTGTTGGCCGGTCATCAATTTGATATGATTGCTTCGGATCATTCCCCTTGCCCTTATGACTTAAAAGACCCGGCTGTTCACTCTCTATTTCAAGCTTGGGGCGGAATCAGCGGCGGACAATTTTCATTCATGTCGATGATTGAACTAGCTATGCGGCATCATATTCCGCTGGAGAACATTGCGAAATGGACAGCATCCGCTCCGGCGGAAAGGTTCGGTCTTTCAAAGCGGAAAGGAAAGATTGCAGAAGGAATGGACGCCGATCTGGCCATCTTCACATTAGAAGAATCTCATTCAGTGACCGAAGAGAACTTTTATGCCAAGCATAAGCAGAGCCTATACATGGGCCATACATTTCCGTGCCGGGTCGTCGGCACTTTCAGCCGAGGCCGCTTAGTCTATAAGGAAGGGAGCGTGCAGGCTCATAAGCCTCGGGGCAGCTGGGTGAAGCCCGCATGTTCTGTTATGCTCTCCCCAATGATCATTTAA
- a CDS encoding fumarylacetoacetate hydrolase family protein, translated as MKLATVKVKGKETAAIISGNRMFAVETINEQQGKNWAEDLYEILQKQQLAEINSWYQKEGEQGLKDLPSLLAEEAAYAPLYRNPGKILGVGMNYREKALELSGRPPEEEPVIFMKPATSLIGPEETVMLPSQAGRVTAEAELGIIIGETCKEAGEEEARRAVAGFTAALDVTAKDIHAKNPRYLQRSKSFDTFFSFGPCLVTADEFPHLGDVAVETVLNGEVLHCNVVDNMMYPPYWLVSFFSRIMTLHPGDVLITGTPGSAVIRDGDVAECRIRGLKPLQNPVSEAVPFA; from the coding sequence ATGAAACTGGCAACCGTTAAAGTAAAAGGCAAGGAAACCGCAGCTATTATTTCCGGAAACCGCATGTTTGCGGTGGAAACGATTAATGAACAGCAAGGAAAAAACTGGGCTGAGGATCTTTATGAGATTCTGCAAAAACAGCAATTAGCCGAGATAAACAGCTGGTATCAAAAAGAAGGAGAACAGGGGTTAAAGGACCTCCCCTCCCTTTTGGCTGAGGAAGCAGCATACGCACCGCTTTACCGCAATCCTGGAAAAATCCTCGGTGTCGGCATGAATTATAGGGAGAAGGCGCTGGAGCTGTCCGGCAGGCCTCCGGAGGAAGAGCCGGTGATTTTTATGAAGCCCGCCACCAGTTTAATTGGCCCGGAAGAGACGGTTATGCTGCCTTCTCAGGCCGGTCGAGTAACGGCAGAAGCGGAGCTTGGCATCATTATTGGAGAGACGTGCAAAGAGGCGGGGGAAGAAGAGGCGCGCCGTGCTGTTGCTGGTTTTACGGCTGCGTTAGATGTGACGGCAAAGGATATTCACGCTAAGAATCCCCGTTATTTGCAGCGCTCGAAAAGCTTTGATACATTCTTTAGCTTTGGCCCGTGTTTGGTAACGGCGGACGAATTTCCGCACTTAGGGGATGTTGCGGTAGAGACTGTATTGAATGGAGAGGTCCTCCACTGTAATGTCGTGGACAATATGATGTATCCGCCATATTGGCTTGTGTCGTTTTTTTCGCGCATCATGACCTTGCATCCCGGTGATGTGCTAATCACCGGAACACCAGGATCTGCGGTGATCCGTGATGGGGATGTCGCGGAATGCCGTATTCGCGGGCTGAAGCCTTTGCAAAATCCCGTATCAGAAGCCGTTCCGTTTGCATAG